From the Gossypium hirsutum isolate 1008001.06 chromosome A02, Gossypium_hirsutum_v2.1, whole genome shotgun sequence genome, the window aaaaaaaaaacaaagaaaaccgTACCTATATGCAAGGAAAACCCTTTGTTTAGTCATGTCTACGTGAAAGATCTATGCATGAATTTTGTAGTATAGCGAATTTCACTTCGTaaaacaaagttttaaaaaaaaaaacccatagaTGGAAAAAATAATCATAcaatatgataatgaaatatcCCATCAACTCTTATCCTCTGCTCTTCTTCAtcatcaccttttttttttctcttctgtcTTTTCATTTCCTCTTGTATAGAAACAGCTCTCTATTGTTTCTTTAGTATATTTTGTTGAGGATTTTTACTCCTCTCTATTGGATCCAAAACGTTGTTTTTGATGGGTCTTAACTTAAGCTATCCCTCTTGCTTGATTTGTGTTTATAATAATTGGTTAATAAGGTTTCTGCAATATTGTTTTATCTACGAGAATTTGTGAAAGATCAATTTAATGGTTGGGGTATATGGGCATATCTACAAACTTCTTAGGTGTAGTAtcgaattataattttttttagaagttaatattaatttttataatgtattaacttatatattaatttataatttatcatttataGAGGGATTgaattacaaattttcatttttaaggtgGCAAGGACCTATCTGTCCCCTTGTATTCACCTCTAGttgcaaaataaaaacaaatcgaTTTAACTAGTTAATCTCATAGGCAGATTAATTGTAAAATCAAAATTTCACGTTACTTAAAGAAAACTTTGACATTCTTATTTACAAGTCATTGTCTATCATTAGGTTTATAAAAATCGAAGCTTAGATGATGAATTTGCATGCATGAGAATTGGACTTAGATACTTATTCCACTCGTGATATATTGATAGAAAAACTTGTCGaatcttataaaatataaataagtattcCTAAAGATAATGTCTAACATAGTCTAAACTATTCAAGTCGTATTCATAATTCATTAACTTTGTAAGATTGATTTAAGAACTAATTTATCTAAGCTCAACATTAATTCTTAGGCAGGTTAAGTAAATTGAGctgattttcttcttctttttttttccttccaaaTATGATTGTAAGAGATATAAAAATAGCAATAAAAgtttagttaaaaaattatatattattaggaATGATACGAGATAGTGGAAGGTGAGATTTGTCCAAAAGATTGCTATGGGGAGCTTATAATAGTCTACGACAGGGATTCAAATTGCGGTCCGCTACCGAAATAGCGGCCATTATATAGCGGTAGCGGCGCCGTCCGAAACCGCAATTGCTGAAAATAGCGGTGTGAAGCGGATTCACTCCGATAGTGGTGGATCACGGCCGCAATTTAATGGGTAACGGCCAATTGCAGCAATAACGGGCCGCTATTCCCGTTATTTTCCGTTAACagcaaactaaaaaaaatcatctcCTCTAACAAAAATCAACAGAAACACTGAAACAACAGCAAGAAGGAATCAAAGTCCAAAGATTCAGAACTCAACAgcaatagaaaatataaaatccTATTTCTCATACCCATGGATCGTGAATACTGAATACCTCAACAAAACAAGCAGCAAAAGCAGTACAAAGAAAAGTTTCAGCGAAAGAAAAACTTAGGATTTGCCATTAGGAACTGAAGATGAGAAATGGGTAGCAGTAGCACTTAGCAGTAGCAGAGATCTGGGCGaacaaaaaaaggggaaaaaaagttGGTTGAGTAACAgtgaaagaggaaaagaaaatgaaaagccgTCGGGGTTGAGTGGGTTTGCCATCAGGGTGTGCCGGCGTGGATTAGGAGGCGGCAGTGGCGAAAAATTTGTGTGAAAACTGAAAACAGCAAAGGCTGGCCGCTGCCCGCTGGTGAAAAAAGGTTGAATTTGGTGAAAACACTATTCCTATTTTGTTTGTCTAGGGCCCTAGCAATTTGAGAAGTTGGGGATTTCTAATAACAAGGAAATGTTTGAAACAGAATAGAGGGAACCGTTTCATTTCCTTTATATGTTATtagatttataattttagtttatatgttatttttatttaatattgtaattatgatttataatgataattatttattatttattattattttaaattttcataatttttattacttaGGGTTTGTTTAGAGTTACacacaaaattatattaataaaagttcataagtgttagaaaatactctaaaaattattatttttataattataattataattactatgttttacaataagttgtgcgacttttaaaaaaattcacgaccGTGATACCCGCAGTAACCGCAATAGCGTCCGTTATGTCCGCGACAGCGATAAACGCGACGCGACCGAAAACGtgaccgcgaccgcaatttaaatccctggtcTACGACAAACTTGGAGTATGGATATTAGAAAGGTGATTCTCGAGATGGATAACTTAGATGCTATCCAAATGTTGCAGAACTCTGCGTAAGATGTACCGTAATATGCAGTGGCTTGAGATGTTAAACAattgattcaaaatcaatgagaAGTAAAGATACAACATGTCAACGGAGAAGGTAATAGGGTTGCGTATACTTAAATAAGTTCTTAGATGAGAGCTAGATCAACCAACTAATCATGTTTTAAAGTTAATTCATAATGATTTAGAGAGATTGATTAAGACTGAATGAGTTATTTGTAATAATATCTACTACTTTTATTTAccgaaaaaattatatattataaacatattttaaaaaaatagaaaagttgatTAAATGGATTGGTTTATTTTACTGAAAATTGcatttaatctaatttaaataCTCAAAAATCGAATTAATCATTATGAAACAACGAAATAAACCAACGGAGCAATCTTGATAATCAATTCAGACAATTAGATTAAATCCTAAAAGTTGTTTTGATTTTAGACCCATATATGTTTTGTCATGTTAATGAAACCAGGCGAGCTGACTGTTCAAGTAAATTTTCAAGGCAAACGGAATCGTTACTATGTAATTCCTTACACGCCAAGTAAGCAACGAAGAGAGGcaataagaagaaaaaacaacTGGAATCTGCCATTAAAAGAACAGTTGAAGCTTTTTTCTTTACCCTCTCTGATCACTTCAATTCCTTTTGATGTCGCATTTTTCGACAATAGTTGACACCAAAACCAGACACGATGGCGTGTATGGTGAAACTATACCAACTCAAAAATCATTGTCTACTTTTTAAGTAAATACTTTACACTAATTTCTAGACCCCCCCCTCCGAACGTCATAACGATTTGCCCAAGAAATCGTATCTTTGTACGTATATACCAGTACAAAACACGCTCCACAGCAACAGCAAGTACTAtagattcattttctttttaaagattCAGATAATCAAGAAATTTTACAATGCAGTTCTAATTTGTTCtcacaagcaaaaaaaaaaaaatacttacatggTTCAAAAATGGGTATTTAAGaacctaaaatatatatatatgtatttatgagcTAAGGGTTGAAGATGAAGTTGCCACATTTGCATTTCCAACTCATGGGTTTGTAGTAAGAGCTTCCATCACCTCTTGCATAAGCAACATGGGAGATTTGAGGATTGGTAGGCACTTGAATGGCTTCACAATGGTCGCATGAATTGCACCTTCTCTCACACCTTGGTGGCCTTGATCCTATCTGTGCTCTTAACCTCGCCTTTTCTTCATCGGATTTTGGTATTGATCTACCTGCAGAAACAAAAGTAAGCAAGCAAGAAAAAATTGCCTAATGAAAAAGATGATTAAAAGTTACCTTCAGCTTTGTATCTCAGTTGGGTTGAGCTTAAAATCaagagaaaaagaagggaaaatatgaaactatggctcattttgatgaaGAAAACGAAGGCAAAATTTGGATACTTTTTATAACCGAAGAGGAGAgtggtaataatattaaaagggcGGGCGATATATCAGAGTCTGTTGAAATGATGTAACGATCGAAGGACAAGTAAGTTAATGCAGAAGCGAatgacaaaaaggaaaaaaagagaagGCAGAAAAGGAAAACAAACCTTTTTTTGTAAAACCTCGGGTGTTGAGCTTTTGTTTAAGCTACAATGGCCAACAAAGATTTGGGAAACAGAGACAAGTTACTATATATAATAGAAGATAGAGAAAGAAAGCCAATAGAATTTGAAAGATAGGGTGGGATGACAGTATTGAAAGGAGCATTTGAGAAGAGGAAAAAGCCGTAATTCAGTACATATACAAAGAAAGAAGACAACTATGGAACAAAAAACAGCAACCAAACACCATAAACGCCAACCAGTTCTTACAAAACCGATATGAAATCACAGATGTATCATAAGAAGAATGTAgattatttcaattattattattttgtctaAGTATATTGTGAAACCGTATTAACAAATGCTTGGAAAGAGTGGATTTTTCCGTCCGTCATTTAGGTTAAGTTTGATTTTTAGAATTCTCATTATCGAGAGAGTTTTACTCGAACCATTCTTAATTCGAGTGAAACAAATTTCATATCGAATAGGACACTTgtggttataaaataaaaagaaacctaTGTGATATGAGAACTTTTGGTAAATGTATCGTTGATGATCCTGTACTAgaagtcaaattgtattttagATTAAAGAGTGATATGATCCTCTTTGCTAAAAGAAATTGACAAATTAATCCatgtatattagattaaagagtcaATTAGTCCTcagtgttaaaaatttcatccatttctattgttaaaaattgatgaACTTTTTAGCTAAAAggatcaatttactttttaatctaatatataaatattaattttttctattttttaagtaaaaggaACAAAACATAATTTGACTCCTACTATGTAAGCTTTTATGATactttgattgaaaaaaattCGATTTTGAAATTGGAAAGGGCatgggttttttttctttctatagcTTAACCTTCCCTGCATGGTGGGCAGAGTGAATAAAAGAATTGGATGATAATCGCATGAAATGGCTTTGGGtcttcatcaattttcatttCTTTGGATACATAGGGTAAGCAAAAATTGATTATCATTGATTTAATTGGTTCATTCGATTAAACCAATATCGATTTAgtgtattttattaaattacttgACATATGCTTTTGATTAAGTTAGTCCATTTGAGgttattaatattcataattgaACCAATTAACTTAACAaacttcatatatttatataatttatttattttaaatatatttataagatataacaaatacataatatataatttagatATATTTGTTGATACAATATATCAACAAACGAGAAAATATAGAGGAGAAGGTGGTGGAGCGAATGAGGTTGGTTAATCTAAACAAGTGAAGAGTTGAAAAAGTGAGGGAATAAGAGACTAAGGGCTTAGTATGTTACTTAGGGTTTatgagaaggaagaagaagatcccTGTATGTTGTGTCTTGAGGTATTTATAGGTAGGAGGTCTCCTCTCCAATTACACCACTTGAAGGTCCCCTATTGAGGAGAGTGCACTAGCCAATAGCGGGTGGCCTAACGAAGGGTCCAATCAAGTGGTTAAGGATGGATGACCTTTTCCCTAGGTAGTACGAAGCATGCAAGTGATTGGTCATTGAGAAATCATATGAACGATATAAGATGGAGGGCCATCCATGTGTGTTTCCTCAATCGCTTTTCATGTTACCACATGTCTAAGCCGAGGTAGTAGTATAACAATCTTGAATGTCAAATTCTTTGAAACCTTTGGTTAACACAGTCTAGCCCTTTTTCACCTTCATCCTTACCCTTTCAAAAGAACCTTAAGGGTTGAAATGCCTACCCTTGAAGCAAATTCCCTAGCACAAACCTAGTAGTTTTCTTGATTTCCTATTttgcaattgaaaaaaaatagagataGAGCAAGGCAACTAATCCAAGTGTCATGATTCGTGAGTGAGCAAGGCCTTATCAAGCCTAAAATCAAGCAAACACGAGACTACAAAGCCACAAGATTCTCGAAGTGCCCCAAAAGACTTTAGAACCATGTAGAATATTTTTGGAAGCTCTAGAACTATCCGTTCATGCATAGAATTTAATGGAGTTAAGTGGAAATGTTCTAGAATGCGATATTGACCATTTATTGTAATTAATTGTAACCGTTGGATTGAACGAGGCTTACTTATATAAGGAGAGGCTCTCCTCCCTCATTTGTACAAGCTACCTTTGAGAGTTAATAAGAATACTTCCACATTATCCCATATTCTCTTGTTCTATCTAAGTTCCCTAAGTGTGCTAAAGTCTCTCCCAAGCTAGGactaaaggctgacttaggcttGTTGCAAAAGAATCGAGTCTAAAGTCATACGTGATTGGAGCTAAAGTCTCGACCCATGACACAATGCAATCTAACAAGGAATAAAAATTAGGGAAAACACAAAACCTACAATTCATGAGAACCGAAGGAGCAAGTCGTTGGCTTTGCGAGAAGATCGAGCAGTGAATGGCGTTGATGAAATGCTTCATTGGCCCAATTTTAGTCAAACTAGATTTGGAAAGCTCAAAGTGACTACTATAAGATTTGagttgtggttgatagtgtgcGAATGAGACTAAAAGCACGCCAACCAAAACTTTGAGTTTAGGTTAGAGAAAACCAATGACGTTGGAATATAAAGAAAAGCAAAGCATTGCGGCGAATGACTAGGACAGCTTGGTGAGTTTAAAGCTTTAGGAGAAAAACGAAATGCGCGTAAAGAGATGAGTATAATGTGACTCACTTAACCTAAATTGCATAAACTTCAtttgctattattattaaattatgacacAACCACATAGACGaaaaacataatattatataagaaatatatttataattaattaatataataaatgagACTTTGGTTGAATGGTAAAGTAGAAATGTTGAAACTATAAATGTACGAGTTAAAGTCTtattatatgtatacatttttctatataaaagatgtaaaaagacaaaaatatctttaaaataatataatttactttgtaaagTAGAGGTATTTTCACTTAAATTGGCATCCGATTGACTCGTGATACCAATTCTTTTATGTGTTTCAAATatagtatatatttttacatatatactctCACTTAATTTAAGGATGATGAAAACTTAGTTAAAACCGAATTAATCGATTAAAttcgattcacttaattcaattaaatcaattttaatttcagatctatttgagaaattaaatCAATTGTTTTAAGTCAATCGGTTTTAAAATCTAATTCGAATTAATATaacttattaaatttatatatttttaaaatataaatctcATTATACATAAAATCTCAAATCCAAGCTATCAAAATTAAAGCCTAAACAAATTCTAAAAACTGAAAAACCCAAAtacaaattttaattcatttaaaaaagaaaaaaattaaacgaATTAAAATAAAAGCCTAAACCTATGGTCAACAGCCTTGAACCAGTAAACCCAACGCCGGTCGGTAACAGCTCATCGCCTTCAACCTTTCTCGGACCTCGGTTGCCGCCTTGCTCATCGGCAAACGCCTCGTCACCGGCCACTGTAAgttctttttggcttttgccacaTTTAATCTACTGTATATAGCTGTTCAATCTTTCTTTTAAAACTATTTAAGCTATTGATGTTCAACTTTGTCGTCTTGCTCATTGCCTACTTTTCTTTTACCCTAAAATTAGTTTAGGCCCATTTCGAAATTCTATGGTAGTCATTTGAAGTAGTAGCCAAATGAAACAGGTAGCTTATGACTTTCGATTAGCTTTTCCAATTAATTATGGTTGTAAATTGAGTTTTTTGTTGCGATCAATTATGGGAAATTCAATTATTTACTACAAATTTACTTTCATTATggtttgtttaaatttaaaaaaaaaacagctttTTTCATGATATTTTTTCGGTATGATTAACCGACGGGACCGACCGACTAAACTCAGTTGTTATTCCGGTTTCCGTCGAAGTGAATTTCGTTTCcgattataatttttataaagtcGGTTTTGCTTTTCCACTTTGATGAAGTTAATGTGTTAAAACTACAGGTTTAAATTTATAGTTGCAATCTTTCAATGTAATAGAGGCTTAGCCATCACTGACTTGTGCTAATATGGTAATAATTTTTAGGAAATGTCGTGTTTCCGGTTTTACACACCGGACTCATATTTGAACATCAAATACGGATATATGCTTGATACTgatatgtttttaataaaatgaaaatcatACATAATTGTGAGTTACCTTAATGCTCTATCGCTATAATGCAGGGCAATATATGAGGTTATGGTTGCCTGGCTATGAGTTGATGCCACCGTACTGGGCCACATTCGATCAACTCAGTACACCCTGGCCTCATTCTTGCCAAAACTTATCCAACTTCATTCGGAAACAATCTCGTAAGATTTTTACCTCATTGTTTTGTTCAACCACAACTCTTGCAAAGACACTAAAGTCCCCCACAAACAATGTCAATTGTTTCACTCTCTAGATTGATTTCACTTTCAATTCACCCTAAACAAAGCAAAAttttcaatcttcaattcagctCGGTCTCCTCTGCCAACAAATTTTTCACTCTTTTAGAGAAAAAACCAAGCAATATAGAGAAAACCTTAGCTTTAGTCAATGCCAAATTGGACCCAAACTGTGTTTGTGAGGTGTTAAAAAGATGTTCTTTTGATATATCTCTATCTCAAATAGGTTTAAGGTTTTTCATTTGGGCAGGTCTTCAATCAAATTGTAGGTATAGTTCTTATATGTACAACAAAGCTGCtggatttttgaaaattaagcaAAACCCATTTCTTGTTTTGGATGTTATCAAAGCTTACAGAATGGAAAAGTGTTCAGTTAACCTTAAAACGTTTAAGGTTGTTTTGAATTTGTGTAAAGAAGCTAATATTGCCGATGAAGCTTTGTTGCTATTGAGGACAATGCCTGAATTTAATTTACGTCCGGATATTACTGCTTATAATGTGGTTATCAGGCTACTTTGTGAGAAAGGGGATATGGATATGGCTCATAAATTGATGAAAGAGATTGGCTTGATTGATCTTTATCCCGATATGATGACTTATTTTGCAATGATCAAGGGCTTCTGTAATGCTGGTAGATTGGAGGAGGCTTGTGAGTTGTTTTAGGCTATGAAG encodes:
- the LOC107935251 gene encoding EPIDERMAL PATTERNING FACTOR-like protein 2, producing MSHSFIFSLLFLLILSSTQLRYKAEGRSIPKSDEEKARLRAQIGSRPPRCERRCNSCDHCEAIQVPTNPQISHVAYARGDGSSYYKPMSWKCKCGNFIFNP